One stretch of Nitratiruptor tergarcus DSM 16512 DNA includes these proteins:
- a CDS encoding terminase small subunit, with translation MGLTKKQEAFCINYVATRDAKASALKAGYSKSYAEKKAYALLGNETVSQRIEELEKAFFNERFTRLAMRSMAVLEEILEGYDDRARLAAVKEIFRFNALDRKLGLEEANEATESVPVTIVFNEIPSRKKENNES, from the coding sequence ATGGGTCTTACAAAAAAACAGGAGGCATTCTGTATCAATTATGTTGCTACCCGTGATGCGAAGGCTTCTGCATTGAAAGCCGGCTATTCCAAAAGTTATGCAGAAAAAAAAGCGTATGCTCTTCTTGGTAATGAAACTGTTTCCCAGCGTATCGAGGAGCTTGAAAAGGCTTTTTTCAATGAAAGGTTTACCAGACTGGCAATGCGTTCAATGGCAGTACTAGAAGAGATCCTTGAGGGGTATGATGACAGAGCGAGACTGGCTGCAGTCAAGGAGATTTTCAGATTCAACGCACTGGATCGAAAACTGGGACTGGAGGAAGCAAATGAAGCAACAGAATCCGTCCCTGTCACTATAGTTTTCAATGAAATACCAAGCAGAAAAAAAGA